The Flammeovirgaceae bacterium genome contains a region encoding:
- a CDS encoding thioredoxin family protein, which yields MAGRILIVLILGSVSVLQAQILKPVTWSWRSEKNSVKTGEELDLIFTVTTDKNWYVYANDFDPDCGPMLTTVTFEKNNSFELVGNLKAINPIAKHDEIFGCDVKIFKNTGEFRQRIKVLTAKLKLAGIIEGQTCTEVDGKCIPFESDFEFTGITVSGKEIEIQQHETLSDKPEPQPDETTGTTVQPQITYSGVKGPVLDKSILDGTDSLNNESFFGYLVFAFVLGLISLITPCVFPMVPMTVTFFLRDNQSKKEGIRNAIIFGTSIITIYTLAGTLFAVLLGAEGLNALATHWAPNLFVFVIFIVFALSFLGLFEITAPHQLVNKADQKAEKGGLAGIFFMAATLVLVSFSCTIPIVGNVVVLAAGGQILKPILAMFSYSLAFAIPFTLFAIFPEWMKGLPKSGGWLNAVKVVLGFLELALALKFFSIADQAYHWGLLDRDTNIALWIVIFSLLGFYLLGKIRMPHDSPVERISVPRLLLATLVFSFVIYLVPGLWGAPLKALAGYLPPQHTHDFDLVAMTRSTRANEICDAPKYADFLHLPHGLQGYFDYEQALNCARQQNKPLFIDFTGHGCTNCREMEAVVWSDPLVLERLKNDYVIVALYVDDKTPLPESEWITSSYDNKVKKTIGKKNADLQITNLDNNAQPFYVLVGKDERVLAWPYGYDRSVEKFAAFLDSGKKKFAELYK from the coding sequence ATGGCTGGCAGAATACTGATAGTCCTGATCCTTGGCTCCGTTTCTGTGCTTCAGGCACAAATTCTTAAACCGGTTACGTGGTCGTGGCGGTCTGAGAAAAATTCCGTAAAAACCGGTGAAGAACTGGACCTGATTTTTACGGTAACAACCGACAAAAACTGGTATGTGTATGCCAACGACTTTGACCCCGATTGCGGGCCGATGCTCACCACCGTTACGTTTGAGAAGAACAATTCATTTGAACTGGTGGGCAACCTGAAGGCCATTAACCCCATTGCCAAGCACGATGAAATCTTCGGCTGCGATGTAAAGATTTTTAAGAACACGGGCGAATTCAGGCAACGGATAAAAGTTTTAACTGCAAAGCTGAAACTGGCCGGTATTATTGAAGGGCAAACCTGCACTGAAGTAGATGGTAAGTGTATTCCGTTTGAAAGTGATTTTGAGTTTACCGGAATAACTGTTTCCGGTAAGGAAATTGAAATACAACAACATGAAACACTATCCGACAAACCCGAACCTCAACCTGATGAAACAACAGGTACCACCGTGCAACCACAAATAACCTATAGCGGAGTTAAAGGGCCGGTATTGGATAAATCCATTCTGGATGGAACCGATAGCCTGAACAATGAATCGTTCTTCGGATACCTGGTATTTGCTTTTGTACTGGGGCTTATTTCGTTGATCACTCCCTGTGTATTCCCGATGGTGCCGATGACGGTAACATTTTTTCTGCGCGACAACCAATCGAAGAAAGAAGGCATTCGCAATGCCATCATTTTTGGTACCTCCATAATTACCATTTACACATTGGCCGGAACACTCTTTGCCGTGCTGTTGGGCGCAGAAGGACTTAACGCGCTGGCTACACACTGGGCCCCAAACCTTTTTGTGTTTGTCATCTTTATTGTGTTTGCACTTTCCTTTCTTGGTCTGTTCGAAATCACTGCACCACACCAGTTGGTAAACAAGGCCGATCAAAAAGCAGAAAAGGGCGGCCTGGCCGGAATTTTCTTTATGGCAGCCACCCTCGTGCTGGTTTCTTTTTCGTGCACCATACCCATTGTTGGCAATGTAGTGGTGCTGGCGGCCGGTGGGCAGATTTTAAAACCGATCCTGGCCATGTTTTCCTATTCGCTGGCGTTTGCCATTCCGTTTACCCTGTTCGCCATTTTCCCGGAGTGGATGAAAGGCCTGCCAAAATCGGGTGGCTGGCTGAACGCAGTAAAAGTTGTGCTGGGCTTTCTTGAACTTGCCCTTGCACTGAAATTTTTCAGCATAGCCGATCAGGCCTACCATTGGGGGCTGCTCGATCGCGATACGAATATTGCCTTGTGGATTGTCATTTTCTCACTGCTTGGATTTTACCTGCTCGGCAAAATCCGCATGCCGCACGATAGCCCCGTTGAGAGGATTTCTGTACCACGGTTGTTATTGGCCACGCTGGTTTTCTCGTTTGTTATTTACCTGGTACCCGGCTTGTGGGGCGCGCCACTTAAGGCCCTGGCAGGTTACCTGCCCCCGCAGCACACACACGATTTTGACCTGGTAGCCATGACGCGCAGCACGCGCGCCAATGAAATTTGCGATGCACCCAAGTATGCCGACTTTTTGCACCTTCCGCACGGACTACAAGGTTATTTCGATTACGAACAGGCCCTCAACTGTGCGCGACAGCAAAACAAACCGTTGTTTATTGACTTTACCGGTCATGGCTGCACCAACTGCCGGGAAATGGAAGCCGTGGTGTGGAGCGACCCGCTGGTGCTTGAACGGCTGAAAAATGATTACGTGATTGTGGCCCTTTACGTGGATGACAAAACCCCGCTTCCCGAAAGCGAATGGATAACCTCTTCGTACGATAACAAAGTGAAGAAAACCATCGG